The following are encoded together in the Pseudoalteromonas shioyasakiensis genome:
- a CDS encoding EF-hand domain-containing protein: MNKLTLASTILAALSLSACSASNSLAKIDSDFGSLDNDNDGYISKVEADDDAIWDHFSNIDTNMDEQISRTEFNAYMQLNTGKVATDSEVSESAFKAEIAKFDPIENDFKSLDNDKNGYVSIEEADDDDIANHFGYMDSNKDKRVSRTEFVNYISKYGSDVAEDDALEMVKNS, encoded by the coding sequence ATGAACAAGTTAACTTTAGCATCAACAATTTTAGCAGCACTAAGTCTTTCAGCATGTTCTGCAAGTAACTCTTTAGCAAAAATCGATAGCGATTTTGGCAGCCTAGATAATGACAATGACGGTTATATCTCTAAAGTAGAAGCTGACGATGATGCAATTTGGGATCATTTTTCAAATATCGATACCAATATGGATGAGCAAATCAGCCGTACTGAATTTAATGCATACATGCAATTAAATACGGGCAAGGTAGCAACTGATAGTGAGGTATCTGAATCAGCATTTAAAGCTGAAATCGCTAAATTTGACCCAATCGAAAATGACTTTAAATCGTTAGATAACGACAAAAATGGTTATGTTTCTATTGAAGAAGCCGATGACGACGATATCGCAAATCACTTTGGCTATATGGATAGCAACAAAGATAAGCGTGTAAGCCGCACTGAGTTTGTTAATTACATTAGCAAATATGGCAGCGACGTTGCCGAAGATGATGCCCTTGAAATGGTTAAAAATAGCTAA
- a CDS encoding exonuclease III has translation MKKQLVMLSLACISFSSLASNPHYFSADNRIESKLCSLSANEGFTAARKEAAKHGISMSRFSKSILCNGTDIREIAKKAQSQEAAKAAVEVFAKNEQKETQLCITALKKGLTPVREKIGNLNTLKCNGEAVTDFVKRYQNAAI, from the coding sequence ATGAAAAAACAATTAGTGATGCTTTCTCTTGCATGTATCTCATTCAGCTCATTAGCAAGCAACCCGCACTACTTTTCAGCTGATAACCGTATTGAGTCAAAGTTATGTAGCTTAAGTGCGAACGAAGGGTTTACCGCTGCACGTAAAGAAGCAGCAAAGCATGGCATTTCAATGTCACGTTTTTCAAAAAGCATTTTATGTAACGGTACTGACATCCGTGAAATTGCTAAAAAAGCACAATCACAAGAAGCAGCTAAAGCAGCTGTTGAAGTGTTTGCTAAAAATGAGCAAAAAGAAACTCAACTTTGCATCACTGCACTTAAAAAAGGTTTAACACCTGTGCGTGAAAAAATTGGTAACTTAAATACGTTAAAATGTAACGGCGAAGCAGTAACAGACTTCGTTAAGCGTTACCAAAACGCAGCTATCTAA
- the xthA gene encoding exodeoxyribonuclease III — protein sequence MKVISFNINGLRARLHQLQAVIDKHQPDIIGLQEIKVHDEAFPLEDVQKMGYHVYFHGQKAHYGVAMLCKQEPKSVVKGFATDTDESQRRMISVTVTQENGRDLTVMNGYFPQGDNIAHETKFPYKRQFYKDLMTHLEDNHTPEQDVIVMGDINISPTDLDIGIGEPNRKRWLKTGKCSFQPEEREWLSTLLNWGFKDTFRELYPEKTEQYSWFDYRSKGFDDNRGLRIDVILATPALAERCVESGIDYELRGIEKPSDHAPIWSTFNA from the coding sequence ATGAAGGTAATCTCATTTAACATTAACGGCCTGCGCGCTCGTTTACACCAATTGCAAGCCGTAATTGATAAACATCAACCAGATATTATTGGCTTACAAGAAATCAAAGTACATGATGAGGCCTTCCCTCTCGAAGACGTGCAAAAAATGGGTTATCACGTTTATTTTCATGGTCAAAAAGCGCATTACGGCGTGGCAATGTTATGTAAACAAGAGCCAAAATCAGTTGTTAAAGGCTTTGCTACCGATACTGACGAATCACAGCGTCGTATGATCAGTGTTACCGTGACACAAGAAAATGGTCGTGACCTAACGGTGATGAATGGCTATTTCCCGCAAGGCGATAATATTGCCCACGAAACCAAATTCCCTTACAAGCGTCAATTCTATAAAGATTTAATGACTCACTTAGAAGATAACCACACGCCAGAGCAAGATGTTATTGTGATGGGCGACATTAATATTTCACCAACCGATCTCGACATTGGTATTGGTGAACCAAACCGTAAGCGCTGGTTAAAAACTGGTAAGTGTTCGTTCCAGCCTGAAGAGCGTGAATGGTTAAGCACTTTATTAAACTGGGGCTTTAAAGATACCTTCCGTGAACTTTACCCAGAAAAAACCGAGCAATACTCGTGGTTTGATTACCGCTCAAAAGGGTTTGATGACAACCGCGGTCTGCGTATTGATGTGATCTTAGCAACCCCAGCTCTTGCTGAGCGTTGTGTTGAGTCTGGTATCGATTACGAATTGCGTGGTATCGAAAAACCATCTGATCATGCGCCAATTTGGTCAACATTTAACGCATGA
- a CDS encoding energy-coupling factor ABC transporter permease — translation MIDTLQWQLPLWSCVAIIVWLSFDKQSLSHLLATPIRQVGVLACALVLAVLWRIKAGILPGLELHILGVTAVTLILGWRLAIFASLLASLLLVLVAQLPVSMLPVHLLFTAFLPITLSYLCFVLCYSYLPRHFFIYIFVCAFLTAAVIACIKILTSGVFYYLLGDYSFIEISENYLILCAIIWFPEAMLNGMAITLMITYRPHWVKTFYDKDYLDS, via the coding sequence ATGATAGACACACTGCAATGGCAGCTCCCATTGTGGAGCTGTGTGGCTATAATAGTTTGGCTCAGCTTTGATAAACAAAGCCTGTCACATTTGCTGGCAACACCGATAAGACAAGTGGGTGTGCTCGCATGTGCTTTAGTACTTGCTGTACTGTGGCGCATTAAAGCGGGGATATTGCCAGGCCTCGAATTGCATATTTTAGGGGTCACTGCTGTGACCCTGATTTTAGGTTGGCGACTGGCTATTTTTGCAAGCCTTCTTGCAAGTTTACTCTTGGTATTAGTCGCTCAGTTGCCAGTATCAATGCTGCCAGTGCATTTATTGTTTACTGCTTTTTTACCAATTACATTGAGCTATTTGTGTTTTGTGCTTTGCTACAGCTATCTGCCAAGACACTTTTTTATTTATATCTTTGTATGCGCGTTTTTAACTGCTGCTGTTATCGCCTGTATTAAAATACTTACCAGCGGTGTGTTTTATTACTTGCTAGGTGATTACAGCTTTATTGAGATTTCAGAAAACTATCTGATCCTGTGTGCCATAATTTGGTTTCCAGAAGCAATGCTCAATGGCATGGCCATTACCTTGATGATCACGTATCGCCCTCATTGGGTTAAAACCTTTTATGATAAGGACTATTTAGACTCATGA
- a CDS encoding putative RNA methyltransferase yields MSLHYHCPLCGLELTLTDKTYRCDNNHSFDIAKEGYVNLLPVQNKKSKQPGDNLEMVQARRAFLSTGHYLFLQQALAELVASLEPSSVIDLGCGEGFYTQAIAAQSSADVYGVDISKPAVKYAAKRYENAHFSVASISQAPFADAQADVLVSVFAPLFAQELARLAKPQASLLVASPGPWHLKELKAFIYADVKPHTEIEPPAGFSKESINLLEQQVLLSVDEIKHLIMMTPFAWKFRPEHWLQIEQQGPQKVTLSFYVSQFIRD; encoded by the coding sequence ATGAGTCTTCACTATCACTGCCCGCTTTGCGGGCTTGAACTTACTCTAACCGATAAAACATACCGTTGTGACAACAACCACAGTTTTGATATCGCCAAAGAGGGTTATGTCAATTTACTTCCCGTGCAAAATAAAAAGTCTAAACAACCGGGTGATAACCTTGAAATGGTGCAGGCTCGCCGCGCTTTTTTAAGTACCGGGCACTATTTGTTTTTACAACAAGCTTTAGCAGAGCTAGTGGCCTCTCTCGAACCAAGTTCAGTGATTGATTTAGGCTGTGGTGAAGGCTTTTACACTCAAGCAATTGCAGCGCAGTCAAGTGCCGATGTATATGGTGTCGATATTTCTAAGCCCGCGGTAAAATACGCCGCTAAGCGTTACGAAAATGCGCATTTTAGTGTCGCGTCGATTAGCCAAGCCCCTTTTGCAGATGCGCAGGCTGATGTGCTTGTTAGTGTGTTTGCCCCTTTATTTGCACAAGAACTTGCTCGCCTTGCCAAACCGCAAGCTAGTTTACTTGTTGCAAGCCCTGGTCCTTGGCACCTTAAAGAGTTAAAAGCGTTTATTTATGCTGATGTGAAACCGCATACAGAGATAGAACCACCAGCAGGCTTCAGCAAAGAGTCGATAAACTTATTAGAGCAACAGGTGCTGTTGTCTGTCGATGAGATTAAACATTTAATTATGATGACGCCGTTTGCGTGGAAGTTTCGACCAGAGCATTGGCTACAGATAGAGCAACAAGGCCCACAAAAAGTAACGTTATCGTTTTATGTGAGCCAGTTTATTCGCGATTAG
- the yfbV gene encoding terminus macrodomain insulation protein YfbV, whose product MQKGVMSQVQTGRQYAKKWPMRQELAPLFAEFRVIKATDLAITVMPILAMLTVFMQVNYLGSDYFPQAITIAIFFLSLPLQGLLWLGRRAETRLEPAMLSWYTELHSKMKAHGYQSQLTTEKPRYTDLAQLLKDMFEKMDKAFTKEHF is encoded by the coding sequence ATGCAAAAAGGTGTCATGTCACAAGTGCAAACAGGTCGTCAGTACGCAAAAAAATGGCCGATGCGACAAGAGCTCGCTCCATTGTTTGCCGAATTTAGAGTGATCAAGGCCACTGATCTGGCAATTACAGTGATGCCAATATTGGCAATGCTGACCGTATTTATGCAAGTGAATTACTTAGGTAGTGATTATTTTCCACAAGCTATCACTATCGCGATATTCTTTTTATCACTACCGCTTCAAGGTTTGTTGTGGCTAGGCCGCCGTGCAGAAACCCGTTTAGAGCCAGCAATGCTAAGTTGGTATACCGAGCTGCACAGTAAAATGAAGGCGCATGGTTATCAGTCACAATTAACGACTGAAAAACCACGCTATACTGATTTAGCTCAATTATTAAAAGACATGTTCGAAAAAATGGACAAAGCCTTCACTAAAGAACACTTCTAA
- a CDS encoding acetate kinase, whose translation MSTPLCSPQHVLVLNCGSSSLKFAILDAATSDEVISGLAERLGSDTPSIKYKYNGEKQLIELAKGQAHDAAIAELVKLVNELGLADNLIAVGHRVVHGGEHFTESVLIDDDVLAAIEKTAALAPLHNPANLLGIRTAQQAFSALPQIAVFDTAFHQSMPNIAYLYALPYSLYKEHGVRRYGFHGTSHYYVAGEAAKLLGKEREQTNVISAHLGNGCSVCAIKDGKSVDTSMGLTPLEGLVMGTRSGSIDPGLFTFLTQQLNYSVQEIDDLLNKQSGLLGISELSNDCRTIEEAAVEGHPQANLALDIFCYRLAKQIAAFLVPLQRLDALIFTGGIGENSDIIRDKVITQLGFLGLECDEAANLAARFGKEGLISKGQAHAKAFVIPTNEEWVIANDAARIAKEG comes from the coding sequence ATGTCGACGCCCCTTTGCTCACCACAACATGTTTTAGTACTGAACTGTGGTAGTTCAAGTTTAAAATTTGCCATTTTAGATGCCGCCACTTCTGACGAAGTTATTTCTGGTTTAGCTGAGCGCCTTGGCTCAGACACGCCTTCAATCAAATATAAATATAATGGTGAAAAACAACTTATTGAGCTTGCAAAGGGCCAAGCCCACGATGCAGCAATTGCTGAGCTTGTGAAGCTAGTTAATGAGCTAGGCCTTGCAGATAATTTAATTGCCGTGGGTCATCGTGTTGTGCACGGTGGTGAGCATTTCACTGAATCTGTGCTTATCGACGATGATGTACTTGCAGCTATCGAAAAAACAGCCGCACTAGCACCACTTCATAACCCAGCCAATTTATTGGGTATTCGCACTGCACAGCAAGCGTTCTCAGCGCTGCCGCAAATTGCTGTGTTTGATACGGCATTTCATCAAAGCATGCCAAATATTGCGTACTTATATGCCCTACCTTACTCGCTTTATAAAGAGCACGGCGTAAGACGCTACGGTTTCCATGGTACAAGCCATTATTATGTTGCTGGTGAAGCTGCAAAATTATTAGGCAAAGAGCGCGAGCAAACCAATGTGATCAGTGCGCATTTAGGTAATGGTTGTTCGGTGTGTGCGATTAAAGATGGTAAGAGTGTTGATACCAGTATGGGCCTTACACCGCTTGAAGGCTTAGTGATGGGTACCCGCAGTGGTAGCATCGACCCGGGTTTATTCACGTTTTTAACTCAGCAACTTAATTATTCAGTGCAAGAAATTGATGACTTACTTAATAAGCAAAGTGGCTTGTTAGGTATTAGTGAATTGTCAAATGATTGTCGCACTATTGAAGAAGCCGCTGTTGAAGGCCACCCGCAAGCGAACCTTGCACTCGATATTTTCTGCTACCGTTTAGCAAAACAAATCGCCGCATTTTTGGTGCCTTTACAACGCCTTGATGCACTTATTTTCACCGGTGGTATTGGTGAGAACTCAGATATTATTCGTGACAAAGTAATCACCCAATTAGGCTTTTTAGGCCTTGAGTGTGATGAAGCTGCTAACCTAGCGGCACGTTTTGGTAAAGAAGGCTTAATTTCAAAAGGCCAAGCGCATGCTAAAGCGTTTGTGATCCCGACTAACGAAGAATGGGTTATTGCTAACGATGCAGCCCGCATTGCAAAGGAGGGTTAA
- the pta gene encoding phosphate acetyltransferase: MARRIMLIPISTGVGLTSVSVGLVRALEQKALKVNFFKPIAQPRSGDTGPEKSTQIVTHGSPINPPTPFELSYAEQMIGDGKGDDLLEEIVERFESTIKEDEIAIIEGMVPTRRQPYAGRVNREIAQTLGADIVFVLTPSNDSNDQIEDRLEIASGNYGGVNHPRVLGCIFNKVNAPLDDEGRARADLVEAHEPEQLENELNRLASLPIFRKHPFKLLGSIPWDFDLVAPRVRDLCEYLKAEVINEGDMAHRRLRRVTFCARTVSNILSHFTPGALLVTPGDRSDVLVAACLSAMNGTKLGAILLTGGFKPEDRIMKLCEQAMNTGLPILATQEDTWRTSLLLHNFNMEVPCDDDQRIDKVKDHNASNIDSDWLDSLAQSVGRTRKMSPPAFRFLLTDKARQAKKTVVLPEGNEPRTIKAAAICGQRGIAKTILLGDKEEILRIAEQQGVELNDNVTIVEPGDVINDYVAPMVEIRKNKGLTEVVAQEQLLDNVVLGTMMLEQGKVDGLVSGAVNTTANTIRPPLQLIKTAPGSSLVSSVFFMLLPDQVLVYGDCAINPDPTAEQLADIAIQSADSAAAFGIEPRVAMISYSTGTSGSGADVEKVREATKLAQQKRPDLVIDGPLQYDAAIMENVALKKAPDSPVAGKATVFVFPDLNTGNTTYKAVQRSADLISIGPMLQGMRKPVNDLSRGALVDDIVYTIALTAIQAKQVESLKN; encoded by the coding sequence ATGGCACGTAGAATTATGTTGATCCCTATTTCGACTGGGGTTGGTTTAACATCTGTTTCTGTTGGTTTAGTGCGTGCGCTTGAGCAAAAAGCGCTTAAAGTTAACTTTTTCAAACCAATTGCTCAGCCGCGCTCTGGCGATACAGGTCCTGAAAAGTCGACGCAAATTGTCACCCATGGCTCACCAATTAATCCACCAACACCATTTGAGCTTAGCTATGCAGAGCAAATGATTGGTGATGGTAAAGGCGACGACTTACTAGAAGAAATCGTAGAGCGCTTTGAAAGCACCATTAAAGAAGACGAAATTGCTATTATCGAAGGTATGGTGCCAACACGTCGTCAGCCTTACGCTGGCCGTGTAAACCGTGAAATCGCGCAAACTCTGGGTGCTGATATTGTTTTTGTTTTAACACCTAGTAACGATAGCAATGACCAAATTGAAGACCGTTTAGAAATCGCCTCAGGCAACTATGGCGGTGTTAACCACCCTCGTGTGCTAGGTTGTATTTTCAATAAAGTTAATGCACCTCTAGATGACGAAGGTCGTGCCCGTGCTGATCTAGTTGAAGCCCATGAGCCTGAGCAACTTGAAAACGAATTAAACCGTTTAGCATCACTACCTATTTTCAGAAAGCACCCATTTAAATTATTAGGTTCAATCCCGTGGGATTTCGACCTAGTAGCGCCACGTGTGCGTGATTTATGTGAATACCTAAAGGCTGAAGTTATTAACGAAGGCGACATGGCTCACCGTCGTTTACGTCGCGTTACTTTCTGTGCTCGTACTGTATCGAATATTTTAAGCCACTTTACCCCTGGTGCATTACTGGTAACTCCGGGCGATCGCTCTGATGTACTCGTTGCCGCTTGTTTATCGGCTATGAATGGTACAAAACTTGGGGCTATCTTATTAACCGGTGGCTTTAAGCCTGAAGATCGCATCATGAAATTGTGCGAACAAGCTATGAATACCGGCCTGCCGATTCTTGCAACACAAGAAGATACGTGGCGCACGTCTTTATTACTGCACAACTTCAATATGGAAGTACCGTGCGATGATGACCAACGTATCGATAAAGTAAAAGATCACAACGCGAGTAACATTGACTCTGACTGGTTAGACAGCCTTGCACAAAGTGTTGGTCGTACTCGTAAAATGTCTCCGCCAGCGTTTCGCTTCTTACTAACAGATAAGGCCCGTCAAGCGAAGAAAACGGTTGTTTTACCTGAAGGTAATGAGCCGCGCACGATTAAAGCCGCAGCAATTTGTGGTCAACGTGGTATTGCAAAAACAATCCTACTTGGTGACAAAGAAGAAATTTTACGTATTGCTGAGCAACAAGGTGTTGAGCTAAACGATAACGTAACCATTGTTGAACCAGGTGATGTGATCAACGATTACGTTGCGCCTATGGTCGAAATTCGTAAAAACAAAGGCTTAACAGAAGTGGTTGCCCAAGAGCAATTACTTGATAATGTTGTACTCGGTACTATGATGCTTGAACAAGGTAAAGTAGATGGCCTAGTGTCAGGTGCTGTTAACACTACAGCGAATACGATTCGCCCACCACTACAGTTAATTAAAACAGCACCGGGTTCATCGTTGGTATCATCAGTCTTCTTTATGTTGTTACCTGATCAAGTTCTGGTATACGGTGACTGTGCTATCAACCCTGATCCAACAGCAGAGCAACTGGCCGATATCGCGATTCAATCAGCGGATTCAGCGGCTGCGTTTGGTATTGAACCGCGTGTTGCAATGATCAGCTACAGTACGGGTACCTCGGGTTCAGGTGCTGACGTAGAAAAAGTCCGTGAAGCCACTAAGCTTGCCCAGCAAAAGCGCCCTGATTTAGTGATTGATGGCCCGCTTCAGTATGATGCTGCAATTATGGAAAACGTAGCACTTAAGAAAGCACCAGACAGCCCGGTTGCAGGTAAAGCAACAGTGTTTGTATTCCCAGATTTAAATACCGGTAATACAACTTATAAAGCCGTACAACGTAGTGCCGATTTAATTAGTATTGGCCCAATGCTGCAAGGTATGCGCAAGCCGGTAAATGACTTGAGCCGTGGTGCATTAGTAGACGATATTGTTTACACCATTGCCCTAACAGCGATTCAAGCTAAGCAAGTTGAAAGCTTAAAAAATTAA
- a CDS encoding ACT domain-containing protein — MSKQTLQLHSEELTIHSLDVDATIDPALLQQAIFFIAKTADELSIVCPSSFQLDSLDQETDWQALEVIGPLGFSLTGIMANISGVLAKASISIFALSTYDTDYVLVKKQSMAKAITALKKDGYHVLGDVK; from the coding sequence ATGTCAAAACAAACGTTACAACTTCATAGTGAAGAACTTACCATTCATAGTTTAGATGTCGATGCGACGATTGATCCTGCCTTACTCCAACAAGCTATTTTCTTTATTGCAAAAACGGCTGATGAGCTGTCTATTGTCTGCCCTAGTAGTTTCCAACTCGACAGTCTTGATCAAGAAACCGACTGGCAAGCACTTGAAGTAATTGGCCCACTTGGTTTTTCGTTAACTGGTATTATGGCGAATATTTCTGGCGTACTAGCAAAAGCGTCGATCTCGATTTTTGCCCTATCAACCTACGATACAGATTATGTATTGGTGAAAAAGCAAAGTATGGCCAAAGCTATTACAGCCCTGAAAAAAGACGGTTACCATGTGCTAGGTGATGTTAAATAA
- a CDS encoding PTS glucose transporter subunit IIA: MAIKSPFTGRVKCISEHPEPFFRFATLGPGISVELTSHNIIAPFDGTLLQVKNAGKEYILQAKNGLKVLLNLSFSSVEEHINHTNIAKLNGSKISQGERLAYFDLRELSSPMLGTLCVLNSQHLGPLYYSLSQVTAGVDTLLTVTKK; this comes from the coding sequence ATGGCTATTAAAAGCCCATTTACTGGGCGTGTAAAATGCATTAGCGAGCACCCTGAGCCATTTTTTCGTTTTGCCACCCTTGGCCCGGGGATTAGTGTTGAACTAACCAGTCACAACATCATCGCGCCATTCGATGGCACCCTATTACAAGTTAAAAATGCCGGTAAAGAATACATTTTACAGGCAAAAAACGGTTTAAAAGTTTTATTAAATTTATCGTTTTCATCGGTTGAAGAACATATCAACCACACCAATATTGCTAAATTAAATGGCAGTAAAATTAGCCAAGGTGAACGATTAGCCTATTTTGATTTACGCGAGCTGAGCAGCCCTATGCTTGGCACCCTATGCGTTCTAAATAGCCAGCACCTTGGACCCCTATATTATTCACTATCTCAGGTCACTGCTGGGGTAGACACATTACTCACTGTAACTAAAAAGTAG
- a CDS encoding ArsC family reductase: protein MTIMYGISNCDTIKKAKKYLTDKNQEFTFHDYRKDGISAELVNEFAAHIDWQDLVNKRGTTYRQLSDEQKQNLDKESALALLVEQPAMIKRPVLVHNGQYHLGFKAAQYDEIFA, encoded by the coding sequence ATGACTATCATGTACGGTATCAGCAATTGCGATACAATCAAAAAAGCCAAGAAATATTTAACTGATAAAAATCAAGAGTTTACTTTCCATGATTACCGTAAAGACGGCATTAGTGCTGAGCTAGTTAATGAGTTTGCAGCGCATATTGATTGGCAAGATCTAGTTAATAAACGCGGCACAACTTACCGTCAATTATCTGATGAGCAAAAGCAAAATCTCGATAAAGAATCTGCATTAGCATTACTGGTTGAGCAACCTGCGATGATCAAGCGCCCAGTGCTTGTGCATAACGGCCAATACCACTTAGGTTTTAAAGCAGCTCAATACGATGAGATTTTTGCCTAA
- the dapE gene encoding succinyl-diaminopimelate desuccinylase, giving the protein MTHPVIELAQALIQRESVTPEDAGCQALMNERLEKLGFNIESLFFTDTLNTWARKGDASPHFCFAGHTDVVPTGPAKNWQHPPFSALVKDGLLHGRGAADMKGSLAAMVVATERFVAKHPDHKGSISFLITSDEEGPFINGTTRVIDTLEARGEKIDLCLVGEPSSRDVLGDVVKNGRRGSLTGFLTVKGVQGHVAYPHLAQNPIHLAAPALTELSQTEWDQGNEFFPATSFQVSNINGGTGAGNVIPGELEIQFNFRFSTEVTHQELQQRVVEIVEKHNLNYELNWIVNGLPFLTDHGPLVDATVHAIKQVTGRDTALETTGGTSDGRFIAQTGAKVIELGPRNETIHKVDECVSTDDLIQLADIYEVILEQLLT; this is encoded by the coding sequence ATGACTCACCCTGTAATTGAACTTGCTCAAGCGCTTATTCAGCGTGAATCAGTGACGCCTGAAGATGCTGGTTGCCAAGCGCTAATGAACGAACGTCTTGAAAAGCTAGGCTTTAATATTGAATCACTGTTTTTCACTGATACGTTAAATACTTGGGCTCGTAAGGGAGATGCGTCACCGCATTTTTGTTTTGCTGGTCACACAGATGTTGTACCAACAGGCCCTGCAAAAAACTGGCAGCACCCGCCTTTTTCTGCACTAGTAAAAGACGGACTGTTACATGGTCGCGGCGCAGCTGATATGAAAGGTTCACTGGCTGCCATGGTGGTTGCAACCGAGCGTTTTGTGGCTAAGCACCCAGATCATAAAGGGTCAATTTCGTTTTTAATTACGTCTGATGAAGAAGGCCCGTTTATCAACGGCACAACCCGAGTTATCGATACCCTTGAAGCACGTGGTGAGAAGATTGATTTATGCCTCGTCGGCGAACCATCTTCACGTGATGTGCTTGGTGATGTAGTAAAAAATGGTCGTCGCGGTTCTTTAACTGGCTTTTTAACCGTGAAAGGTGTGCAAGGCCATGTTGCTTACCCGCATTTAGCGCAAAACCCGATTCACCTAGCAGCTCCTGCGTTAACTGAGCTGAGTCAAACCGAGTGGGATCAAGGTAACGAATTTTTCCCTGCAACGAGCTTTCAAGTTTCGAATATTAACGGCGGTACCGGTGCCGGTAATGTGATCCCTGGTGAGCTTGAAATTCAATTTAACTTTCGCTTTAGCACTGAAGTGACTCACCAAGAACTACAACAGCGAGTCGTAGAAATTGTTGAGAAACACAACCTGAATTATGAGCTAAATTGGATTGTCAATGGACTGCCGTTTTTAACCGATCATGGCCCGTTAGTTGATGCCACCGTGCACGCTATTAAGCAGGTGACTGGACGCGACACCGCGCTTGAAACCACCGGCGGTACTTCTGATGGTCGCTTTATCGCACAAACGGGTGCCAAAGTCATTGAGCTTGGTCCTCGTAATGAAACCATTCATAAAGTAGATGAATGTGTTAGCACCGATGATTTAATTCAACTAGCTGATATTTACGAAGTCATTTTAGAGCAACTGCTTACATGA
- a CDS encoding M15 family metallopeptidase, which yields MNQTELKQCATGLSSSHLVELQNHRLHRDIVNDFLALQQGAKQVGIDLTIASSFRDFHRQSAIWNAKFQGLRPVYTLKQQTVDLASLSDTEKCHAIMLYSALPGASRHHFGTDLDIYDTRPIDDDYQLQLTPDEYSSTGPFAKLAAWLDDNLEKYGFYRPFQEYKGGVAPEPWHISHIGASAKMMEYLSVATLQQCIAQSELNGKQAILAELNTLYERYVLNINTP from the coding sequence ATGAACCAAACCGAGCTTAAACAATGCGCCACGGGGTTAAGTAGCTCACATTTAGTTGAGCTACAAAATCATCGCTTGCATCGTGATATTGTTAATGATTTTTTAGCTCTGCAGCAAGGAGCAAAACAAGTAGGTATTGATCTAACAATTGCCTCTAGCTTTCGCGACTTTCATCGTCAAAGTGCTATTTGGAATGCTAAGTTTCAAGGCCTTCGACCGGTTTATACCCTAAAGCAACAAACGGTAGATTTAGCAAGCCTAAGTGATACTGAAAAGTGCCACGCTATTATGCTTTACTCGGCACTCCCTGGGGCAAGTAGGCACCACTTTGGCACCGACCTCGACATCTACGATACCCGCCCTATTGACGATGATTATCAACTGCAATTAACGCCTGATGAGTATTCGTCCACAGGGCCCTTTGCCAAGCTTGCTGCATGGCTTGATGATAACCTCGAAAAGTATGGTTTTTATCGCCCTTTCCAAGAATACAAAGGTGGGGTTGCCCCAGAGCCTTGGCATATTAGTCATATTGGTGCATCTGCAAAGATGATGGAGTATTTGTCAGTTGCAACATTACAGCAATGTATTGCACAAAGTGAACTGAACGGCAAGCAAGCAATACTAGCCGAACTTAACACCCTATATGAACGCTACGTATTAAATATTAATACGCCCTAA